In Beggiatoa leptomitoformis, the genomic window TGTCTGACGCACAATTTCTATTGGTAAAAGTTAAAAAAATCAGTCTGGGGTGTATTCGGTGCGTATTTTTGTACAGTAGTGCATCTGGTTTAAGTTTTGTAAGTGTTCTATGGTTAGTTATCTATTGGAATTTATAAATAAAAAAGCCCTGCACTGGTGCAAGGCTTTTTGTGTTTAGTGGGAAAATATCACTTTTATTGAGGGGCGATTATTTCTGCGAAAGTCGCTTTGATAGATGGGTAATACAGGCGTGTAAGCCCTTCAAATCCCGAATCTGTACCAATAACTAGCCATATCATACCTGTACTGTCTGTCGTAAATTTAAAGGGTTCTGGATTCGTGAGCGTTTTCAGTTTGTATTGTTCGTTTTCTGTTTCAACAGCAATATCACCTAATACCATCATGTCAGTACCACCCACTGATTGATTACCCTTATCAAGGCTAATTTGCCAATTGCCTTCATTGTTGATAAGAATAGGGTCTGTCACAGAAACGCCCGCTTTGAGATAAACCGCCTCGCCTGTTGCCCCCCCAATACCGATAGCACCAATAGGGGCATTAGAAGCAACATCAATAGTGAAAATGGCTTGGTAGTTTGTATTGGGTTTTAAACCTGTAATAGCGCGTTTCATGAACATGAACAAGTCATCACTCCGATTGTGTCCTTGTAACATGGGCGCGCTACCTGTCATATCTAATTCTGCAGGTAAGGTTTCGTAACCAAAGGTTAATTCATACGTATCATTGTCTGCATCAACGGGTAAATCTGCAAAACCGCCAACCCAGCCGTCAATGTCATCTTTAAAATTGGATAAGTAACGAATAACGTTGGTTTGGGTGGGAACAACTTCAATATTGAGCTGTGTATAACCTGCACTGACATCTAACGCGCCGTTAGCCTGTAAATCCGCGCCAAAATAAAGATGATAACTCCCCAAGGGTAAGTGTACTTGGTCTAATACAACAAGTGGTTTACCATCGTTTAATAAAGGGACTTGTCCTGCTGAGGCAAAACCTTCTGTAAAACCACGGGTATTGACATCATAGCTAAATAGCCCAAATGGTGTACTGGTGATAACCCACCAATCCATTGGTTCTAAGGGTGCGAAGGTCGGATAGGCGGTTGCTTTCACCGTAACCGTTAAGGGTTCATCGGGGGTAATGGTAATGTTTCCCGTTTGTCCATTAGCATCGATGCTGACATCAACGGGTAAACTGTTGACCATCGCTTGCGCTGTCATCACGTTGCTTGATAAAAAGCCAGTTACTATTAAGCTACATAAGAGTAATAGTTTGTTTTTAAACATGGTTAGTCTTCCTAGTTAAGTTCTGATTAAAACTAAAGCGAATGTAACATTTGGTCGTATTCGCTTCGTTTTTTGATACCACATGCGCTATATTCTACGTTAAATTTTAAACTTAACCAGTTGTTACAGTGTTTACACCTATAGAAATGAATTAAACTTAATGTGTTTTAAACATTGGGTGATGTTAAACAGGAAGGGATGAACTCAATGGCGTATCTGAGGCAGGAATTTTTAGAATAAGCAGAACTCACGGCGTTTTTATGCAGGTAAGGCTTGCATTTATGTTGTCTGTTCAGTATTCAGCATAAGTATAACAATTTGTTTTTCCAAGAGGAGTTTTTAGATGAGCCATACATTTACCGCGCTTAGAATTACAGAAAATGCGGATAAAACATTTACTCGTCAATTAGTTACCCGTAATACGGACGAATTGCCTGCGGGTGATGTGTTGATTAAAGTTGTGTATTCATCGCTTAACTATAAAGATGCACTTTCTGCGACAGGACATAAAGGCGTTACCCGTAATTATCCGCACACGCCCGGTATTGATGCGGCGGGTCATGTTGCAGAGAGTAACGACAGCCGTTTTGCAATTGGCGATGCGGTGTTTGTAACAGGCTATGATTTAGGCATGAATACCGCTGGCGGATTTGCAGGTTATATCCGTGTACCCGCCGATTGGGTGGTTAAGTTACCCAGTGGATTAACTTTGCAAGAAAGTATGATTTATGGCACAGCAGGTTTTACAGCCGCGCTCTCTGTTTATAAACTTCAACATGCTGGGCTAAAACCTGAAAAAGGCGAGGTTTTAGTAACGGGTGCAACGGGTGGGGTAGGTAGTATTGGCGTTGCGCTCTTAGCAAAACTGGGTTATCAAGTTATTGCAGGAACGGGTAAATCAAGTGCGCATGATTTCCTTAAACAATTGGGTGCAACGGGCTTTTTGAGTCGAGAAGAATTGGTTGATATGAGCAGTCGCCCCTTGTTAAAAGGACGTTGGGCCGGTGTATTAGATACAGTGGGCGGCGATATTTTAGTGACCGCGCTAAAATCCACAAAATATTGGGGACATGTTTCTTGTTGTGGCTTGGTCGCTTCTCCAACGCTCAACGCCAGTGTTTATCCCTTTATTTTACGCGGGGTGGATTTATTAGGGGTGGATTCTGTGGAATGTCCAATGGATGCACGTTTAATCCTTTGGCAACGGATGGCAAGTGATTGGAAAATTGACCTTGCACCATTGATGACCACAGAATGCAGCTTAGCAGAGCTTAACGATGTTTATATTGATAAAATTTTGCAAGGGCAGGCATTAGGACGTATTGTTGTAAAAATATAGGGTGTGCTAAACAGGAAGGGATAAACACCTATAAAATTTACGCATAATCCCCAGAGAACAAGATAACCGTAGAGCCTGTCATCAAATAAGAAGGGTTAAAGGTTCAAGCTAAAAGAATCAAGGTAGAAGCCAAATAAACCCCACTTAAGAAATTCCTAGCGCGTTTATCATATCGTGTAGCTATTGCACGATATTGCTTTAATTTACCAAAGAAATGCTCGATTAAATAACGTGCCTTATAAAGAGCTTTATCATAATCAGGTGGATTTAAACGATTTTTCCTGAACGGAATCACAGGTTCTATGCTTTTCTGTTTTAAAACATCTCTAACCCGTTCATCAGCATCATAAGCCTTATCAGCCAATAAAGCGTTTGCCTTTATCTGAGGAATAAGAGCATCAGCCCCTTCAAGGTCGCTTGCCTGTCCCGCAGTCAAAAAAAAAGGGTCGGATTGCCCAGTGCGTCAACAACGGAGTTAATCTTGGTACTTAAACCCCCTGCGCTACGTCCAATGGCTTCATCTGCGCCACCACCACTACTATGTTGATGCGCTCTAACTATTGTGCTGTCTATCATGGCATATTCATTATCGGCATCGGCACTTAGTATCTTGAAAACACGTTCCCAGACACCTTTCTTAGACCAACGACTGAAGCGGGTATGGACGACACGGAAATCACCAAAGCGTTCGGGGAGGTCGCGCCAAGGAATGCCACTGCGATAACGGAATAGAACAGCATCAATAAACAAGCGGTTATCTTTAGCCGTCATCCCGACATGTCCTTTACGCCCAGGGAGTAGCGGTTCTAGTTTTGACCATTGTTCATCGGTTAAGGCATAGCGACGACTCATTGTTTTATCCTTGGCGATATCTGGGTATATACCTATAATATAACATTTTTTACTATTTGATGACACGCCCTAGGGTCATTAAACTTGTCCCTACGTAAATTCAAAAAAAAATCCTCATGTCATTGCTCGTTACCAAGCTCTGCTTGCCGAGTACGAGCAGACTTAAGCGTGGGGCGTTCAAGTACCCGCCAAGCAGCGCTTGGCGAATAGGCATTACCAAGTGAAACTTGGTAACGAGCAAAAAAAAATCCTCGTGTCATCGCATTTATATAAAAATACCGTACACTTTTATTCTCTTATGACTATTCACTAATCCTACCGCTTTAATTTTATATGGAAAATCAGGAATATTTATTTGTTTACGGTACGTTGTTAAAAACAATGCAACACGCAATGCACTTACCGATTACACATCATGCAGAATTGCTAGAGTCCGCCAGTTTTCAAGGCAAATTGTATGAAGTTAATGGCTATCCCGGTGCGATTTTCTCGCCCAATCCGCACGAGCAAGTCATGGGGGAGATTTATCTGTTACACCAAGCAGATAAATTATTTCCATTACTAGATGAATATGAGGAATGTAACCACGATTTTCCTGCACCAACAGAATACATTCGCCAAAAAACCCCCGTCCTTTCTGCCAGTGGACGCGGTTTTTTAGCATGGATATATCTTTATAATTGGAAGGTTAGAGGATTACAGCGTATTTATTCAGGGGATTATCGGCGATTTTCACGGAAAAAAATGTTATCAATGGCTTCTGACCTAAACGAGTTTTCAAACGGTAGGGTGCGTTAGATACGTTTTTTTGCATCGTAACGCACCATTGATGCAACCCTATCAAAAATAAGGGGCATCACCATGCTAAGGTTAAGTTAATTTTAATGGCAAATCATGCAAGCGTTTTCCTGTTGCGGCAAATAAGGCATTAGCCACGGCAGGCGCAATAACAGGCGTTGCAGGTTCTCCAATCCCTGAAGGTTTCTCTTGTGATTCTACGATATGCACTTCAATGACGGGCATTTCATTAATGCGTAACACAGGGTAATTATGGAAATTTGTTTGCTCGACCAGTCCTTCTTTTAACGTGATAGCTCCCGTCAACACCGCTGATAAGCCATAACCAATACTCCCCTCCACCTGCGCACGAATGACATCAGGATTAACAGCTATCCCACAGTCCACCGCACACACTACACGGTCAATACTATACGTACCATTATCGTTGACAGTCACCTCTGCTACTTGTGCAACGTAGCTATGAAACGACTCATGTACAGCAATGCCACGTCCTTTGCCCTTTGGTAGTGGTTTGCCCCAATCCCCTTTTTCAGCCGCGAGTTTTAACACGGCTGCGTGACGTGGATGC contains:
- a CDS encoding gamma-glutamylcyclotransferase family protein encodes the protein MENQEYLFVYGTLLKTMQHAMHLPITHHAELLESASFQGKLYEVNGYPGAIFSPNPHEQVMGEIYLLHQADKLFPLLDEYEECNHDFPAPTEYIRQKTPVLSASGRGFLAWIYLYNWKVRGLQRIYSGDYRRFSRKKMLSMASDLNEFSNGRVR
- a CDS encoding IS5 family transposase (programmed frameshift) — protein: MSRRYALTDEQWSKLEPLLPGRKGHVGMTAKDNRLFIDAVLFRYRSGIPWRDLPERFGDFRVVHTRFSRWSKKGVWERVFKILSADADNEYAMIDSTIVRAHQHSSGGGADEAIGRSAGGLSTKINSVVDALGNPTLFFLTAGQASDLEGADALIPQIKANALLADKAYDADERVRDVLKQKSIEPVIPFRKNRLNPPDYDKALYKARYLIEHFFGKLKQYRAIATRYDKRARNFLSGVYLASTLILLA
- a CDS encoding YhdH/YhfP family quinone oxidoreductase; protein product: MSHTFTALRITENADKTFTRQLVTRNTDELPAGDVLIKVVYSSLNYKDALSATGHKGVTRNYPHTPGIDAAGHVAESNDSRFAIGDAVFVTGYDLGMNTAGGFAGYIRVPADWVVKLPSGLTLQESMIYGTAGFTAALSVYKLQHAGLKPEKGEVLVTGATGGVGSIGVALLAKLGYQVIAGTGKSSAHDFLKQLGATGFLSREELVDMSSRPLLKGRWAGVLDTVGGDILVTALKSTKYWGHVSCCGLVASPTLNASVYPFILRGVDLLGVDSVECPMDARLILWQRMASDWKIDLAPLMTTECSLAELNDVYIDKILQGQALGRIVVKI